A part of Vigna radiata var. radiata cultivar VC1973A chromosome 11, Vradiata_ver6, whole genome shotgun sequence genomic DNA contains:
- the LOC106777097 gene encoding uncharacterized protein LOC106777097 — translation MAASSLSLTFQIRKTNSRISPFNFHPLIQKGRQSLKSNFSFPTLQGSPHFRRPIAITPFPLTQTRASSDKCFDPADEAERLLLSGEKPVKFAFWVIFWASLSLAWFAVSKDANAAVDSIKASGFGLKIANSLRKLGWPDGVVIFTLATLPVLELRGAIPVGYWMQLNPTTLTILSILGNMVPVPFIVLYLKRVASFLSARSSTVSRLLDMLFENAKEKAGPVEEFQWLGLMLFVAVPFPGTGAWTGAFVAAILDMPFWAAVSANFFGVLFAGLLVNLLVNLGLKYAIITGIILFFVSTFMWSILRHLKKSLST, via the exons ATGGCTGCGTCATCTTTGTCACTAACATTTCAAATCAGAAAAACCAACAGCAGGATTTCACCTTTCAATTTTCATCCTCTCATCCAAAAGGGTAGACAATCTCTTAAATCCAACTTCTCATTCCCAACCCTTCAAGGTTCTCCCCATTTCAGACGTCCTATTGCAATTACCCCTTTCCCACTGACCCAAACACGAGCTTCTTCTGATAAATGCTTTGACCCTGCTGATGAAGCCGAAAGGTTGCTGCTTTCTGGGGAAAAGCCAGTTAAATTCGCCTTCTGGGTCATATTTTGGGCCTCTTTGTCCCTGGCTTGGTTTGCTGTTTCAAAGGATGCAAATGCTGCTGTTGACTCCATCAAAGCCTCTGGCTTTGGCTTGAAAATTGCCAATTCTTTGAGGAAATTGGGTTGGCCTGATGGGGTTGTCATCTTCACACTTGCCACTCTTCCTGTGCTAGAGCTTCGTGGTGCTATTCCTGTGGGTTACTGGATGCAACTCAACCCCACAACTTTAACAATCTTGTCCATTCTGGG GAACATGGTCCCTGTGCCATTCATTGTACTCTACCTGAAAAGAGTTGCGTCTTTCCTCTCTGCAAGGAGCTCTACAGTGTCACGATTGCTTGATATGCTGTTTGAGAATGCCAAAGAGAAGGCTGGTCCAGTGGAGGAGTTTCAGTGGCTTGGTCTGATGCTATTTGTGGCTGTTCCTTTTCCTGGAACAGGAGCATGGACTGGAGCATTTGTAGCAGCCATTCTTGATATGCCATTTTGGGCTGCTGTATCTGCTAATTTCTTTGGTGTGCTTTTTGCTGGGCTGCTAGTAAACTTGCTAGTCAACCTTGGCCTCAAGTATGCTATCATTACTGGTatcattcttttctttgtttccacATTCATGTGGAGCATCCTTAGACACCTCAAAAAAAGTTTGAGCACATAA